From Vigna unguiculata cultivar IT97K-499-35 chromosome 5, ASM411807v1, whole genome shotgun sequence, the proteins below share one genomic window:
- the LOC114185207 gene encoding ELMO domain-containing protein A-like isoform X2 codes for MDDRGGSFVAVRRISQGLDRGNACHSTSGSTAWLGRGLSCVCAQRRESDARPSFDLTSAQEECLLRLQSRIDIPYDSSIPEHQDALRALWSVAFPEEELRGLISEQWKDMGWQGKDPSTDFRGGGFISLENLLFFARNFPKSFQDLLRKQEGDRSVWEYPFAVAGVNITFMLIQMLDLEAVKPRTLVGATFLKFIAENESAFDLLYCITFKMMDQQWLSMRASYMDFNTVMKSTRRQLEKELLLDDIMRLEDIPSYKLLTR; via the exons ATGGACGATCGAGGCGGTTCCTTCGTAGCTGTGAGGAGGATTTCGCAGGGTCTTGATCGAGGCAACGCGTGCCATTCAACTTCTG GATCAACAGCGTGGCTTGGCAGAGGTTTGTCCTGTGTCTGCGCACAGAGAAGAGAAAGTGATGCTCGACCCTCTTTTGATTTAACATCAGCCCAG GAGGAGTGCTTGCTGAGGTTACAGAGTCGAATTGACATTCCATACGATAGTTCTATTCCTGAGCACCAG GATGCTCTAAGAGCTTTATGGAGTGTTGCATTTCCTGAAGAAGAACTCCGTGGCCTGATATCAGAGCAATGGAAGGACATGGGCTGGCAAGGGAAGGATCCATCAACCGATTTTAG GGGTGGTGGTTTCATATCATTGGagaatttattgttttttgcTAGGAATTTCCCG aaatcCTTTCAAGATCTTTTACGGAAGCAGGAAGGAGATCGGTCAGTGTGGGAATACCCATTTGCTGTTGCTGGTGTTAACATCACATTCATGCTTATTCAGATGCTTGATCTTGAAGCAG TCAAACCTCGGACCCTGGTAGGAGCAACTTTCCTAAAATTTATTGCAG AAAATGAATCAGCTTTTGATCTTCTCTATTGCATTACATTCAAGATGATGGATCAACAATGGCTTTCTATGCGTGCGTCATACATGGATTTTAAC ACAGTAATGAAATCTACACGACGTCAGCTGGAGAAAGAGCTTTTGCTTGATGACATAATGCGGCTCGAAGATATTCCTTCATACAAACTTCTCACAAGATAG
- the LOC114184127 gene encoding probable WRKY transcription factor 12 → MEGERGGATNYDLQVSFSNTPQPIHELGFVHYQENQLLGFLSPSSQSQSLNTTDVVVTSSATTAATIGFMNHTQLVGKTWNNDQVETLDPKPVDEENCTGNASEGNNNAWWRNAGTEKNKVKIRRKLREPRFCFQTRSDVDVLDDGYKWRKYGQKVVKNSLHPRSYYRCTHNNCRVKKRVERLSEDCRMVITTYEGRHNHSPCEDSNSSEHECFTSF, encoded by the exons ATGGAAGGAGAGAGAGGTGGTGCTACCAATTATGACCTTCAAGTTTCCTTCTCCAACACCCCACAACCCATACACGAATTGGGTTTTGTTCACTACCAAGAAAACCAGCTCCTTGGTTTCTTGTCACCTTCTTCACAATCTCAATCCTTAAACACCACCGATGTTGTTGTTACTTCTTCCGCCACAACTGCTGCAACCATCGGATTCATGAATCACACCCAACTTGTCGGAAAAACTTGGAACAACGACCAG GTAGAAACTCTAGATCCAAAGCCTGTCGATGAAGAAAACTGCACTGGAAACGCTAGTGAAGGCAACAACAACgcttg GTGGAGGAACGCAGGTACAGAGAAGAACAAGGTGAAGATAAGGAGGAAGCTTAGAGAACCAAGGTTTTGTTTCCAAACAAGAAGCGATGTAGATGTGCTTGACGATGGTTACAAATGGAGGAAATATGGCCAGAAAGTTGTCAAGAATAGCCTTCATCCGAG AAGTTATTACCGTTGCACCCACAACAACTGCAGGGTGAAGAAGAGGGTTGAACGACTCTCAGAGGATTGTCGTATGGTGATAACCACGTATGAAGGAAGACACAATCACTCTCCTTGCGAGGACTCAAATTCATCGGAGCATGAATGCTTTACCTCTTTCTAG
- the LOC114185207 gene encoding ELMO domain-containing protein A-like isoform X1 yields the protein MDDRGGSFVAVRRISQGLDRGNACHSTSAEFVTGSTAWLGRGLSCVCAQRRESDARPSFDLTSAQEECLLRLQSRIDIPYDSSIPEHQDALRALWSVAFPEEELRGLISEQWKDMGWQGKDPSTDFRGGGFISLENLLFFARNFPKSFQDLLRKQEGDRSVWEYPFAVAGVNITFMLIQMLDLEAVKPRTLVGATFLKFIAENESAFDLLYCITFKMMDQQWLSMRASYMDFNTVMKSTRRQLEKELLLDDIMRLEDIPSYKLLTR from the exons ATGGACGATCGAGGCGGTTCCTTCGTAGCTGTGAGGAGGATTTCGCAGGGTCTTGATCGAGGCAACGCGTGCCATTCAACTTCTG CTGAGTTTGTGACAGGATCAACAGCGTGGCTTGGCAGAGGTTTGTCCTGTGTCTGCGCACAGAGAAGAGAAAGTGATGCTCGACCCTCTTTTGATTTAACATCAGCCCAG GAGGAGTGCTTGCTGAGGTTACAGAGTCGAATTGACATTCCATACGATAGTTCTATTCCTGAGCACCAG GATGCTCTAAGAGCTTTATGGAGTGTTGCATTTCCTGAAGAAGAACTCCGTGGCCTGATATCAGAGCAATGGAAGGACATGGGCTGGCAAGGGAAGGATCCATCAACCGATTTTAG GGGTGGTGGTTTCATATCATTGGagaatttattgttttttgcTAGGAATTTCCCG aaatcCTTTCAAGATCTTTTACGGAAGCAGGAAGGAGATCGGTCAGTGTGGGAATACCCATTTGCTGTTGCTGGTGTTAACATCACATTCATGCTTATTCAGATGCTTGATCTTGAAGCAG TCAAACCTCGGACCCTGGTAGGAGCAACTTTCCTAAAATTTATTGCAG AAAATGAATCAGCTTTTGATCTTCTCTATTGCATTACATTCAAGATGATGGATCAACAATGGCTTTCTATGCGTGCGTCATACATGGATTTTAAC ACAGTAATGAAATCTACACGACGTCAGCTGGAGAAAGAGCTTTTGCTTGATGACATAATGCGGCTCGAAGATATTCCTTCATACAAACTTCTCACAAGATAG